In the genome of Gemmatimonas sp., one region contains:
- a CDS encoding lasso peptide biosynthesis B2 protein, translated as MPLPGVGTVLRTLAAPRAVIDMLQAMQALRVARRDLATAPTGALLPLSATAESTGEAADAGLPVAVPQAQRWAQALKRAERYGPWRGACLVRSMALHRLLVANGVPGSVVRVGVRAQATFEAHAWVEVGGVVVGDRPSVQQQWTPLGSSALQGGDGGDGGTAALQALRREVA; from the coding sequence ATGCCGCTCCCCGGCGTTGGCACGGTGCTGCGTACCCTCGCGGCGCCGCGCGCGGTGATCGATATGCTGCAGGCCATGCAGGCGCTGCGGGTGGCGCGGCGCGATCTGGCCACGGCGCCAACGGGTGCGCTGCTGCCGCTGTCGGCCACGGCGGAGTCAACGGGTGAAGCGGCTGACGCCGGGCTACCGGTCGCGGTGCCGCAGGCACAGCGGTGGGCGCAGGCACTCAAGCGCGCCGAGCGCTATGGCCCGTGGCGTGGCGCCTGCCTGGTGCGTTCCATGGCGCTGCATCGGCTGCTGGTGGCCAATGGGGTGCCGGGGAGCGTCGTGCGCGTGGGGGTGCGCGCGCAGGCCACCTTCGAGGCGCACGCATGGGTGGAAGTGGGCGGCGTGGTGGTGGGTGACCGCCCCTCGGTGCAGCAGCAGTGGACGCCGCTGGGGAGCAGCGCGCTGCAGGGCGGTGACGGCGGTGACGGCGGGACGGCGGCGCTGCAGGCGCTGCGGCGGGAGGTGGCGTGA
- a CDS encoding asparagine synthetase B family protein: MSAILAIVANDAAAVSPPVVRDMLRAMAPCGSDRVEQWQEDGVVLAVQRATWEMDDDFSGPALLVHGHEVVVAADARLYYLNELRRRLAIRGVTPGGPTASHCIVAAYEAFGDDCAELLEGDFAFVLWDRRQRKLVASRDFSGTRSLYRATLGSGVAYASVVSALRGHPHCAADLDLATIASDAAGLLYSAGNGTVYRAIRQVEAGSTELWQRQALTCHRWFTLPEREGAPRPAAEAEAQLGTLLEAAVRERMAQRTPTAVWMSGGYDSTAVAAMLHQAAQKASLQPARTYRVVSVSYPEGNSGREDELIVLVAQHLGVPVHWLDGSALGPIPPAPRFDAAGREESHVHLHAAALELLAHGTRAVESRVALHGHAGDFLFQCAPWFLSDLLRRGRLSAVWREWRAFGIHTQPATWFWKYAVEPALPPAVLRGLGRLRGRRFMGLFERLVPPWLRTPTTATLALDTRAPEWVPDVQRHGAAHAEFRWYFENQGFPRLAAVMHGAVHALGVEARSPFHDLRVVRFMAQGHHSERYADGDTKLLLRGAMRPFLPPALLARRAERTGTLGTRLEQSAAGAAAWLRQCGTDLRLADLGLLDRSSLTLHIAQAEAGRATPGLCEALLRTAQVEWFLRRDSRSARGVMTEPVSAGSQVAGVLIGHSHAHCEGALS; encoded by the coding sequence GTGAGCGCGATTCTGGCCATCGTGGCCAACGACGCCGCGGCGGTTTCGCCGCCGGTCGTGCGCGACATGCTGCGTGCCATGGCGCCCTGTGGCAGTGACCGCGTGGAGCAGTGGCAGGAGGACGGCGTGGTGCTGGCGGTGCAGCGCGCCACGTGGGAGATGGACGACGACTTCTCCGGCCCCGCGCTGCTGGTGCACGGACACGAGGTGGTGGTGGCGGCCGACGCGCGGCTCTACTACCTGAATGAGCTGCGTCGGCGGCTAGCCATTCGGGGCGTCACGCCGGGTGGCCCCACCGCCAGCCACTGCATCGTGGCGGCGTACGAGGCGTTCGGCGACGACTGCGCCGAACTGCTCGAGGGCGACTTCGCGTTCGTGCTGTGGGATCGCCGGCAGCGCAAGCTGGTGGCCTCGCGGGATTTCAGTGGCACGCGGTCGCTCTATCGCGCCACGCTGGGGAGCGGGGTGGCGTATGCCTCGGTGGTGTCGGCGCTGCGTGGCCATCCGCACTGTGCGGCCGATCTCGACCTCGCCACCATTGCCAGCGACGCCGCCGGCCTGCTCTACTCGGCGGGCAACGGCACGGTGTACCGCGCCATTCGTCAGGTAGAGGCGGGCAGTACCGAGCTGTGGCAACGGCAGGCGCTCACCTGCCACCGCTGGTTCACGCTGCCCGAGCGGGAAGGCGCACCGCGACCGGCCGCCGAGGCCGAGGCACAGTTGGGCACGCTGCTCGAGGCAGCGGTGCGCGAGCGCATGGCGCAGCGCACGCCGACCGCGGTGTGGATGAGCGGTGGGTACGACAGCACGGCGGTGGCGGCGATGCTGCATCAGGCGGCGCAGAAGGCGTCGCTGCAACCAGCGCGCACGTATCGCGTGGTCTCGGTGTCGTACCCCGAGGGAAACAGCGGCCGCGAAGACGAGCTCATTGTTCTGGTGGCGCAGCATCTCGGCGTGCCGGTGCACTGGCTGGACGGGAGCGCCCTCGGTCCCATTCCTCCCGCGCCGCGATTCGATGCCGCCGGCCGCGAGGAGTCGCACGTGCATCTGCACGCGGCGGCGCTCGAGCTGCTGGCGCACGGGACGCGTGCGGTCGAAAGCCGCGTGGCGCTGCATGGCCACGCCGGCGACTTTCTCTTCCAGTGCGCGCCGTGGTTTCTCTCCGACTTGCTGCGCCGCGGGCGGCTGTCGGCCGTATGGCGTGAGTGGCGGGCCTTCGGCATTCACACACAGCCCGCCACCTGGTTCTGGAAGTACGCCGTGGAACCGGCGCTGCCGCCGGCAGTGCTACGTGGGCTGGGGCGCCTGCGCGGACGCCGGTTCATGGGGCTGTTCGAACGGCTGGTGCCACCGTGGCTGCGTACGCCAACCACCGCCACACTGGCGCTGGACACACGGGCGCCCGAATGGGTGCCCGACGTGCAGCGGCATGGTGCGGCCCACGCCGAGTTTCGCTGGTACTTCGAGAATCAGGGGTTCCCGCGTCTGGCCGCGGTCATGCATGGTGCCGTGCATGCACTCGGTGTGGAGGCGCGTTCGCCCTTCCACGACCTGCGCGTGGTGCGCTTCATGGCCCAGGGGCATCACAGCGAGCGGTATGCCGACGGCGACACCAAGCTGCTGTTGCGCGGGGCGATGCGCCCGTTCCTGCCGCCGGCGCTGCTGGCGCGGCGCGCGGAGCGCACCGGCACCCTGGGAACGCGGCTGGAGCAGTCGGCGGCGGGGGCGGCAGCGTGGTTGCGGCAGTGCGGCACCGACCTGCGCCTCGCGGATCTTGGTCTCCTTGATCGTTCTTCCCTGACTCTGCACATTGCGCAGGCGGAAGCAGGCAGGGCTACTCCCGGGCTGTGCGAGGCGCTGCTGCGTACGGCACAGGTTGAGTGGTTCCTGCGGAGGGACTCGCGCTCCGCCCGCGGGGTGATGACGGAGCCTGTATCGGCGGGTAGCCAGGTCGCTGGCGTGCTGATCGGCCACTCCCACGCGCACTGCGAAGGTGCGCTTTCCTGA
- a CDS encoding polysaccharide biosynthesis/export family protein — MTAISFLAAFRIASLLPAAAMSSRPARRAMARLLTLPVTLLATLLLQATAVTPAAAQPAASPPLVLHPGDAIKLTVWESPSFSGEFEVAPDGTLHHPLLNRVAVAGIPLDSVRARIVAFLSDYQREPAVDIKPLVRIVVSGEVRTPGVYLLPPETTVADAVVKAGSPTMTGHERKVALERGGRERQFDPGDASLERSLRTIQSGDRILVPRRSTRSLWSVIGPILQITAGFATAYVTTYLIILSRRELP, encoded by the coding sequence GTGACGGCAATCTCCTTCCTGGCTGCCTTTCGCATTGCGTCCCTGCTGCCTGCGGCGGCGATGTCGTCGCGCCCCGCAAGGCGGGCGATGGCTCGGCTATTGACGCTGCCAGTGACGTTGCTGGCGACGTTGCTGCTGCAGGCAACGGCGGTGACACCCGCGGCCGCGCAGCCGGCGGCGTCGCCGCCGCTCGTGCTGCACCCCGGTGACGCCATCAAGCTCACCGTGTGGGAGTCGCCCTCCTTCAGCGGCGAGTTCGAGGTGGCGCCCGACGGCACGCTGCATCATCCGCTGCTCAACCGCGTAGCAGTGGCGGGCATTCCCCTGGACAGTGTGCGTGCGCGCATCGTCGCGTTTCTCAGCGACTACCAGCGCGAGCCGGCGGTGGACATCAAGCCGCTCGTGCGCATCGTGGTGTCGGGGGAGGTGCGCACCCCCGGGGTGTATCTGCTCCCCCCCGAAACCACCGTGGCCGACGCCGTGGTGAAGGCCGGCTCGCCCACCATGACCGGCCACGAACGCAAGGTGGCGCTGGAGCGCGGCGGGCGCGAACGGCAGTTCGACCCGGGGGATGCCTCGCTCGAGCGGTCGTTGCGCACCATTCAGTCGGGCGACCGCATTCTGGTGCCGCGGCGCAGCACACGGTCGTTGTGGTCCGTTATCGGCCCGATTCTCCAGATCACGGCGGGGTTCGCCACCGCGTACGTCACGACGTACCTGATCATTCTCTCGCGCCGTGAACTCCCGTAA
- a CDS encoding PqqD family protein, producing the protein MSGRETELAVRVLPTPAPGVIVQRMDEGAVLFDGRSETYFGLNTVGAEVWALLPPVQRTVGAVCAQLSATYPDAPMATLLADVHALLDDLVAAGLATTEPAA; encoded by the coding sequence GTGAGTGGTCGCGAAACGGAACTGGCCGTGCGGGTACTGCCCACGCCGGCACCCGGAGTGATCGTGCAGCGCATGGACGAGGGCGCGGTGCTCTTCGACGGGCGCAGCGAGACGTACTTCGGCCTCAACACGGTGGGTGCCGAGGTGTGGGCGCTGTTGCCGCCGGTGCAGCGCACCGTGGGCGCGGTGTGTGCGCAGCTGTCGGCCACGTATCCCGACGCGCCCATGGCCACGCTGCTCGCCGACGTGCACGCGCTGCTGGACGATCTCGTGGCCGCCGGCTTGGCGACCACCGAGCCTGCGGCCTGA
- a CDS encoding nucleotidyltransferase family protein: MPAPRPVARLQARLAPEHRLLFGSAVPGFTAPAALLAAITPAGWGTLRYTAEREKAVIALSRVLAGAERGTVPADAAPLRQLAMVMEFRMHHLRQRLGQSVRALHEAGIPVLLLKGAAVAAWYHRSFAARPMLDLDLLVPAAQAPQAYDVLCGTGWMVPAAEDTVQLPAGGIHHLPALHDATGVAVNLEVHTDVIPPGHPFAFGASDLWRDARPVDDVLGETLGADLVGARIPSALHMALHACIHLAWQHMLRTGTWRTAGDLRVITADPAFSWSAFVALAHEARAASCCYWALRLVEGLAAVPVPATVLAALEPPPPAGVPRAAMRSVNALVERHLLAILIPGGTDCPSVRLRRLAWEWALRPNTSGHKGSRPWLVEHDVDVPDLAALSQGATLQGADATTATYGMPARARWREFARYARAVFGASRPSAS; this comes from the coding sequence ATGCCGGCGCCCCGCCCCGTGGCCCGGCTGCAGGCGCGGCTCGCCCCCGAGCATCGCCTGCTCTTTGGCAGTGCCGTGCCGGGCTTCACGGCGCCGGCCGCGCTGCTGGCCGCCATTACCCCGGCAGGATGGGGCACGCTACGCTACACCGCCGAGCGCGAAAAGGCGGTCATCGCGCTGTCGCGCGTGCTGGCGGGCGCCGAACGCGGCACCGTGCCGGCAGACGCGGCGCCGCTGCGGCAGCTGGCCATGGTCATGGAGTTCCGCATGCACCACCTGCGGCAGCGGCTCGGGCAGAGCGTGCGCGCGCTGCACGAGGCCGGCATTCCGGTGCTGCTGCTCAAGGGCGCCGCGGTGGCGGCCTGGTACCATCGCAGCTTTGCCGCGCGCCCCATGCTGGACCTCGACCTGCTGGTGCCCGCCGCGCAGGCGCCGCAGGCGTACGACGTGCTGTGCGGCACTGGGTGGATGGTGCCCGCCGCCGAGGACACCGTGCAGCTCCCCGCCGGCGGTATTCACCACCTGCCGGCGCTGCACGATGCCACCGGGGTGGCAGTGAACCTGGAGGTGCACACCGACGTGATTCCCCCGGGGCACCCCTTTGCCTTTGGTGCCAGCGACCTGTGGCGCGATGCACGCCCCGTGGACGATGTGCTCGGCGAGACGCTCGGGGCCGACCTGGTCGGGGCGCGCATCCCCTCGGCGCTGCACATGGCGCTGCACGCCTGCATTCACCTGGCGTGGCAGCACATGCTGCGCACCGGCACGTGGCGCACGGCCGGGGATCTGCGGGTCATCACCGCCGACCCCGCCTTCAGCTGGTCGGCCTTCGTGGCACTGGCGCACGAGGCGCGGGCGGCCAGCTGCTGTTACTGGGCGTTGCGCCTGGTCGAGGGGCTGGCTGCAGTGCCGGTGCCGGCCACGGTGCTGGCGGCGCTCGAGCCCCCGCCGCCGGCGGGTGTGCCGCGGGCCGCCATGCGCAGTGTAAACGCCCTGGTGGAGCGGCACCTGCTGGCCATTCTCATTCCGGGGGGCACCGACTGTCCCTCGGTGCGGCTGCGGCGGCTGGCGTGGGAATGGGCCTTGCGCCCGAATACCAGCGGGCACAAGGGGTCACGCCCGTGGCTCGTGGAACACGATGTGGACGTACCGGATCTCGCGGCCCTGTCGCAAGGCGCTACTTTGCAGGGAGCGGACGCGACCACCGCAACCTACGGTATGCCGGCACGTGCACGCTGGCGTGAGTTCGCTCGGTATGCGCGCGCCGTGTTCGGCGCCTCGCGTCCATCGGCATCCTGA
- a CDS encoding ABC transporter ATP-binding protein has protein sequence MVSLHDVAKRFELRRGWRDTLRAPLGRGEWVTGLDGVSLEVRRGELFGVLGPNGAGKSTLFRILGTYLTPDRGTITVDGHDVVRTPRAVQRLVGCVLANERVMNWRLSARENLRLYAALQNVATAERRAAVDEVLADVQLQEYADRPVGQLSTGLRQRALIARALLGRPAVLLLDEPTRGLDPMAAQSLRALVREVLVAQRGCTVLLATHDGDEAFNWCDRVAILHRGCVVASDRASVLAERFGDATMGVWTTQPQHAAFALLETQGLAHGVREGERIDGWCCVRVSLPNGPTAAAAVLALLGTHGVPIARFERLDGSLAGLIERVIAGAEAPMRETVPA, from the coding sequence ATGGTAAGCCTGCACGACGTGGCCAAGCGGTTCGAGCTGCGCCGCGGGTGGCGCGACACACTGCGGGCCCCCCTGGGGCGCGGCGAGTGGGTGACCGGTCTCGACGGGGTGTCGCTCGAGGTGCGTCGCGGCGAACTGTTCGGCGTGCTCGGCCCCAACGGGGCCGGCAAGTCCACCCTCTTTCGCATTCTCGGCACCTATCTCACCCCCGATCGGGGCACCATCACCGTTGACGGTCACGATGTGGTGCGCACACCGCGCGCCGTGCAGCGCCTGGTGGGGTGTGTTCTGGCCAACGAACGGGTGATGAACTGGCGCCTGTCGGCGCGGGAAAATCTGCGACTGTATGCGGCGCTGCAGAACGTGGCGACCGCCGAACGGCGCGCGGCCGTGGACGAGGTGCTGGCCGACGTGCAGTTGCAGGAGTACGCCGATCGGCCAGTGGGGCAGCTCTCCACCGGCTTGCGGCAGCGGGCGCTCATTGCGCGCGCCCTGCTGGGGCGCCCGGCGGTCCTGCTGCTCGACGAGCCCACGCGCGGGCTCGACCCCATGGCCGCGCAGTCGCTGCGCGCGCTCGTACGCGAGGTGCTCGTGGCGCAGCGCGGGTGCACCGTGCTCCTGGCCACGCACGACGGCGACGAAGCGTTCAACTGGTGTGATCGCGTCGCCATCCTGCACCGCGGTTGCGTCGTGGCCAGCGATCGCGCGTCCGTGCTGGCCGAACGCTTTGGCGATGCCACCATGGGGGTGTGGACCACGCAGCCGCAGCACGCGGCCTTTGCCCTCCTCGAGACGCAGGGGCTCGCGCACGGCGTGCGCGAGGGAGAGAGGATCGACGGGTGGTGCTGTGTGCGCGTGTCGCTGCCCAATGGTCCCACGGCGGCGGCGGCCGTGCTCGCCCTGCTGGGAACGCACGGAGTGCCCATCGCGCGCTTCGAACGACTCGACGGGTCGCTGGCCGGGCTCATCGAGCGGGTGATCGCGGGAGCTGAGGCGCCGATGCGTGAGACCGTACCCGCATGA
- a CDS encoding polysaccharide biosynthesis tyrosine autokinase — protein sequence MNPRTSLVRTPAPHSTAEPVPPLRAPRARPEAGGYDTLPSDPKGVLRLLLRNWWMPVLGVLLAGAAAYGWVSRQPTRYMTTATIQLLDGRLSLGTRLDGGGSSAPPQSVRTQVAILRSRPLAGKVVDSLPLGLRVLPQGMPAGMVHDVGVAGNPADGGILKLAFDGGSWFVTDDSVRYPYGKSITVRGLTLRLERPPVGVTSGSLLILPRDMAIDRVLSQLVVNDREMTTLIDVRFTADEPQVALQALGALVQAYQSADAATAQLQARRRREFAQQQLAAVNAQLSGAERQQGAFRSTQQGFSSDERIATRRSEVSLVEQKQQELQAERQILGDLRVRFDSPDPAVRARALLALPGTPVGSAPAVAALYTELSQREAARSEITSGPRGLPARHPDVQRADQLVEGTKRRLIGAVQAYEEGLLLRLAALDRQRTELSRDLQGAPVTKAQEVLLAQSADALREQAAGLRAEYQRAQVAEAAAVGQVDIVEPPTRVLPLRPPVGRLVVFALALGALFGIMAGVLREALDRTVKGRNSVERGLRVPLLGTIPRITGPHAATRRWLRRDTPKVSEVGRRRSVALAAARDLRSGESEAFRQLRTQLLYGLGGRGKSLLVTSTRPAEGKTSVSVNLAISFAQQRLRVLLIDCDFVAGRLHVLLGANATPGLQQVLGDLSSPFGAVQSTLVSGLWLISAGAVGADLIDQAGSQRFRTLLRELAAVYDVVILDSAPLLAVADSVAMSVAADGVLVVTRAGETRLDEADEALRQLDAVNANILGAVINDVDNRLERYGEGTYAYRGYYAAVSAGEEGG from the coding sequence ATGAATCCCCGCACGTCGCTCGTTCGCACCCCTGCTCCGCACTCGACCGCCGAACCGGTACCGCCGCTGCGCGCACCCCGTGCGCGCCCGGAGGCTGGTGGCTACGACACACTCCCCTCCGATCCCAAGGGGGTGCTGCGGCTGCTGCTGCGCAACTGGTGGATGCCGGTGCTGGGGGTGCTGCTGGCCGGTGCCGCGGCGTATGGATGGGTAAGTCGCCAGCCCACACGCTACATGACGACTGCGACCATCCAGCTGCTGGATGGTCGCCTGTCACTCGGCACGCGCCTCGACGGCGGTGGCTCGTCGGCGCCGCCGCAGTCGGTGCGCACCCAGGTGGCCATTCTCCGCAGCCGCCCGCTGGCCGGCAAGGTGGTGGACTCGCTCCCCCTCGGCCTGCGCGTGCTGCCGCAGGGCATGCCGGCGGGGATGGTGCACGATGTGGGCGTGGCCGGCAATCCCGCCGACGGCGGTATCCTCAAGCTGGCCTTCGACGGCGGGTCGTGGTTCGTGACCGACGACTCCGTTCGCTACCCGTACGGCAAGTCGATCACCGTGCGCGGCCTCACCCTGCGCCTGGAGCGGCCGCCGGTCGGCGTCACCAGCGGCAGCCTGCTCATTCTGCCGCGTGATATGGCCATCGATCGTGTGCTGTCGCAGCTGGTCGTGAACGATCGCGAGATGACCACGCTCATCGACGTGCGCTTCACCGCCGACGAACCGCAGGTGGCGCTGCAGGCTTTAGGGGCGCTGGTGCAGGCCTACCAGAGTGCCGATGCCGCCACGGCGCAGCTGCAGGCGCGGCGACGGCGTGAATTCGCGCAGCAGCAGTTGGCCGCGGTCAACGCGCAGCTTTCCGGCGCCGAGCGACAGCAGGGGGCCTTCCGCAGCACGCAGCAGGGTTTCAGCAGCGATGAGCGTATCGCCACGCGGCGCTCCGAAGTCAGCCTGGTGGAGCAGAAGCAGCAGGAGCTGCAGGCGGAACGGCAAATCCTGGGTGACCTCCGCGTACGGTTCGACTCCCCAGACCCGGCGGTACGGGCGCGGGCGCTCCTGGCGCTCCCCGGGACGCCCGTGGGGAGCGCCCCCGCCGTCGCGGCACTCTACACCGAGCTGTCGCAGCGGGAAGCGGCGCGCTCGGAGATTACCTCGGGGCCGCGCGGCCTGCCGGCGCGCCACCCCGATGTGCAGCGCGCCGACCAGCTGGTGGAGGGCACCAAGCGCCGCCTGATCGGCGCGGTGCAGGCGTACGAGGAAGGGCTGCTGCTGCGCCTGGCGGCGCTCGACAGGCAGCGAACCGAATTGTCGCGTGACCTGCAGGGAGCACCGGTCACGAAGGCCCAGGAGGTGCTGCTGGCGCAGTCGGCCGATGCGCTGCGTGAGCAGGCAGCGGGGCTGCGCGCCGAATATCAGCGCGCGCAGGTGGCCGAGGCGGCCGCGGTGGGGCAGGTGGACATCGTGGAGCCGCCCACGCGCGTGCTGCCGTTGCGCCCTCCGGTGGGACGACTGGTGGTGTTTGCGCTGGCCCTGGGGGCGCTGTTCGGGATCATGGCCGGCGTGCTGCGCGAAGCGCTCGACCGCACGGTGAAGGGGCGCAACAGTGTGGAGCGCGGGCTGCGTGTGCCGCTGCTGGGCACCATTCCGCGCATCACCGGCCCCCACGCTGCCACGCGACGCTGGCTGCGCCGCGACACCCCCAAGGTGTCGGAGGTGGGACGCCGCCGCTCGGTGGCGCTGGCCGCTGCGCGCGATTTGCGCAGCGGCGAGTCGGAAGCGTTCCGCCAGTTGCGCACGCAGCTGCTGTACGGGTTGGGTGGACGCGGCAAGAGCCTGCTGGTGACCAGCACCCGCCCCGCTGAAGGCAAGACCTCGGTGAGTGTGAACCTCGCCATTTCCTTTGCGCAGCAACGACTGCGCGTGCTGCTCATCGACTGTGACTTCGTGGCCGGGCGGCTGCACGTGCTGCTGGGGGCCAACGCCACCCCGGGCTTGCAGCAGGTGCTGGGGGACCTCAGCTCTCCCTTTGGCGCCGTGCAGAGCACGCTGGTGTCGGGGCTGTGGCTCATTTCGGCTGGGGCCGTTGGCGCCGACCTCATCGATCAGGCGGGGAGCCAGCGTTTTCGCACGTTGTTGCGCGAGCTCGCGGCAGTCTACGACGTGGTCATTCTCGACTCGGCACCGCTGCTGGCCGTGGCCGATTCGGTGGCCATGAGCGTGGCTGCCGACGGCGTGCTGGTGGTCACGCGCGCCGGGGAAACGCGCCTCGACGAGGCCGACGAGGCACTGCGGCAGCTGGACGCGGTGAATGCCAACATACTGGGCGCCGTGATCAACGACGTGGACAACCGGCTGGAGCGCTACGGCGAGGGGACCTACGCCTATCGCGGCTACTACGCGGCGGTGTCGGCGGGCGAGGAGGGCGGCTGA
- a CDS encoding ABC transporter permease, which produces MSVIAALFRASWILASSYRLQFLFSLGALLVTVVPLFFVANALQPTMAGAIAGEGGNFFAFTLLGVLSTTLIIAAMRAPATAVSGGIGSGTLELMLSLPTPSWVVFAGLMSFDIAQAWVRALLLVVSGLLLGVSVVWSHFVPGLVVMALTTLAYFGIGLVSAAMVVAFRTSGPLLGGIMTVSSLLGGVYFPTHVIPSWVARVSDVIPLTYGLRATRRLWLDGAPLATVAADVAVLSAMAFATCAAGGWALHYTLRDARRRGSLGQY; this is translated from the coding sequence ATGAGCGTCATTGCCGCCCTGTTCCGGGCTTCGTGGATTCTGGCCAGCAGCTATCGCCTCCAGTTTCTCTTCTCCCTGGGCGCGCTGCTGGTAACGGTGGTGCCGCTCTTTTTCGTGGCCAATGCGCTGCAGCCCACCATGGCGGGGGCCATTGCCGGCGAAGGGGGCAACTTCTTCGCCTTCACGCTGCTGGGGGTGCTCTCCACCACGCTCATCATCGCGGCCATGCGCGCCCCCGCCACCGCGGTGAGCGGCGGAATCGGCAGCGGCACGCTCGAGCTCATGCTCTCGCTGCCGACCCCGTCGTGGGTGGTCTTTGCCGGGCTCATGAGCTTCGACATTGCGCAGGCATGGGTGCGTGCGCTGCTGCTGGTGGTGAGCGGCCTGCTGCTGGGCGTGAGCGTCGTCTGGAGCCACTTCGTGCCGGGGCTGGTGGTCATGGCGCTCACAACGCTGGCGTACTTCGGCATCGGGCTCGTCTCGGCGGCCATGGTGGTGGCGTTTCGCACGTCGGGGCCGTTGCTGGGCGGCATCATGACCGTGTCATCGCTCCTCGGGGGCGTGTACTTCCCCACGCACGTGATTCCCTCGTGGGTGGCACGCGTGAGCGATGTCATTCCGCTCACCTATGGCCTGCGCGCCACCCGGCGGCTGTGGCTGGACGGCGCCCCCCTTGCCACCGTGGCCGCCGACGTGGCGGTGCTGTCGGCCATGGCCTTCGCCACCTGTGCTGCCGGCGGGTGGGCGCTGCATTACACGTTGCGCGATGCACGGCGACGGGGGAGCCTTGGGCAGTACTGA